The nucleotide sequence TCATCTCCACTTTTCCATAGTCTTCCAAATCGTTCGCGAAACGCAACAAGAGCACTTCACCCTGTTCCTTGAACAGAATAGAACGACCCTTAAAAAAGACATAAGCCTTCACTTTTGCTCCTTCGTTCAGAAAACCGATGGCATGTTTCAATTTGAAATTATAATCGTGATCATCGGTTTGAGGTCCGAAACGAATCTCCTTAACAACAATCTTCGTCGACTTAGCTTTCTGCTCTTTCTGACGTTTTTTCTGCTGATAGAGAAACTTTTGATAATCTAAAATCTTACATACCGGCGGCACTGCATTAGGCGAAATTTCTATCAAGTCAAGACCTTGTTCATCAGCCATATGTATAGCTTCTTGTATGGTATATACCCCTTGCTCTACATTGTCACCGACCAAACGAACTTCTTTCGCCCGAATACGTTCATTGACACGATATTGGTCTTTTATATCATTCTTTTTTGCAGGCATAGGCTTGTTTGGCCTATTAGACTGCGGTTGCGGTTGCGGTTTTTTATCCATTCAGACTACCATTCTTTGAGTAATTCTTCTACTTCTGCATTTAAATTTTCGGCAAAGGTAGCAATTTTCATCGAACCTTTATCACCTTCACCCTGTTTTCTTACAGAAACTTCACCATTTTCAGCCTCTTTTTCACCAACAACGAGCAAATAAGGGATTCTTTTCAACTCGTTATCGCGAATCTTCCGCCCTATCTTTTCATTCCTGTCATCGACAAATGCCCGAATATCCTTCTCGGCCAATTCTCTAACAACCTGTTGCGCATAGTCGTTAAATTTAGCGCTTATAGGCAGAACAGCCACTTGATCGGGAGTAAGCCACAACGGGAATTTTCCGCCCGTATGCTCGATGAGAACTGCAACAAACCTTTCCATAGAACCGAAAGGAGCCCGGTGAATCATTACCGGACGATGTTTCTGGTTATCGCTACCGGTGTATTCGAGCTCGAAACGTTCCGGCAAGTTGTAATCCACTTGTATGGTTCCCAATTGCCAACGCCGGCCAATGGCATCTTTAACCATGAAATCGAGCTTAGGACCATAGAATGCAGCTTCACCATATTCGACTCTGGCTTTTAACCCCTTCTCTTCACAAGCCTCGACAATGGCCCGCTCCGCTTTTTCCCAATTTTCATCGCTACCGATGTACTTCTCGCGATTGTTAGGGTCGCGCAAAGAGATTTGGGCTTCGAAATTATCGAACTTCAAAGCTTTGAAGATAATGAATATGATATCCATTACTTTCAAAAACTCGTCTTTCAACTGATCCGGACGACAGAATATATGCGCATCGTCTTGGGTGAAACTACGTACACGAGTTAAACCATGCAACTCACCACTTTGTTCATATCGATAAACTGTACCAAACTCTGCAAAACGAAGAGGAAGATCTTTATAAGACCGCGGTGTCACCTTGTAAATCTCACAGTGATGCGGACAGTTCATAGGCTTCAACAAATATTCTTCTCCTTCTTCCGGCGTATGAATGGGCTGGAAAGAATCTTTCCCATATTTGGCATAATGCCCCGATGTCACATACAACATCTTATTTCCTATATGAGGAGTAATCACCTGCAAATACCCAAAACGTTTTTGAACTTTACGCAACATAGCTTCAAGACGATCCCGCAGTTGTGTCCCTTTCGGCAACCAAAGAGGTAATCCCGGCCCCACATTGGAAGAAAAAGCAAAGAGCTCCATTTCCTTGCCAATTTTACGATGGTCTCGTTTTTTCGCCTCTTCCATCAAAACAAGATACTCATCGAGTAACTTCTTCTTAGGGAACGTAATGCCATATACACGAACCAATTGTTTGCGCTTCTCATCACCTCTCCAATATGCCCCGGCCAAAGAAGTTATCTTCACGGCCTTGATAAGCCCCGTATTGGGCAAATGCGGTCCCCGGCACAAATCGGTAAACGCACCTTGCGTATAAGTAGTTATCGTACCGTCTTCGAGTTCGTTGATAAGTTCAACTTTATATTCTTCTCCACGTTTACCGAATCGGTCGAGAGCATCGACCTTCGATATTTCTTTCCGAACAATCGGTTCTTTACGGCTCGCCAATTCGAGCATCTTAGCCTCTATCGTAGGAAAATCGGCCGCCGTAATAGTAGCCTCCCCCGGGTCCACGTCATAATAAAATCCATTTTCGATAGCCGGGCCTATACCGAATTTAATACCGGGATACAGTTCTTGTAATGCCTCGGCCAACAAGTGTGCCGAAGAATGCCAAAATGCATGCTTTCCCTCTGGATCGTCCCACTTGAAAAGTTTAATAGCAGCATCTGCGTTTATGGAACGAGAAAGATCCCACTCCTGTCCATCGACTGTCGCCGCAAGAACTTCCTGAGCCAATCTTGGACTTATACTCTCGGCTATTTGTAAAGGTGTAATACCAGATTCAAATTCCTTTACCGAATTATCGGGAAACGTAATCTTAATCATCATTTTTCTGTCCTTATCTATTTTCAACGTTTTTCAAAAAACGCTTCTATTTTATACATTTAATAATAGAGACACATGACTGTGCCTCTTTTTCCAAGGCACAAAAATAATAATTATTTCATTACCCAAACGGATATTTATAAAAATCTTTTAATCACTCATTCGTTTCAACAAGTTATACGCAGCCACAACTCCCAACTCACCCGCTTTACTCAAATCTGCCGTACCTTTAACCGTATCGCCTTGTTTTAAATAGACTAACCCTCGGTTATAATAAGCGTCTCCAAAATCGGGACGTAACCGTATCGCCTCGGTATAATCGGCAATAGCACCCCTATAATCTTGCTGGGAACAACGCAGATTTCCACGATTGTAATATACATATATAAACCGCGGTGCAGACTCTATCACCTTCTCATAATCACGCAGCACCATCTCATATTCCATTTTCAAACTCTCATTTCCCACTGCCGGTAATCCAGACAAAGAGAAATCTTTGGAGTTTTTCGAGCGCACCTGTTGAAAATCTATACTCTGTACAGACTCCGCCGAAAGTTGATATTCTATTTGTTTCGCTCTTACAACAGCCCGAAGGAAATAGGCTAACGTAAAATTTTGACTCGTCATAATAGCTCTATTCAAATCGTCAAGAGCACTAGAAAAATCCTGAACAAGCATAAAATCGACAGCTCGACCGAAATAGGCCAATGGATTAGAAGGATTTATCTCTATAAGACGGGAATAATCATTTATGGAAGAGAAATGATAGTTTACCTGATCGGATAGCAGTGCCGCCTCGGCATTCGTAAGCAATAATTTCTTGCTAAACACATGGGTATCGTTCAACTCTTCGAGTTCCCTTACATAATAAATATTCTGACGAACGGCATCGGGTCTTTCATAATAAGTAAGCACATACATTGGCTGTACGGATACTTGCACATTCTGATCTTGTACCCGTCCCCGAATTTTATTCTCATATTCCGGCTTATATTCGGTATGGGCATCGGCTACCAATATTTGATTGAACTTATTAATATTTTTATCAGACTCAGACCGCTCATCGGCTGCTTGTCCCGATTTTTTACTATTATTCGAAGCTACTGTATTTTCATCGATCGGTTCATACTGGGTCTTCTTTTGTAAATCCATAGCTAGCATGAAATCCTTTTCACCGCCTTTCATATCGCCCATTTTCCGTTTCGCATCAGAGCGAGCATAAAAACCCGCGGCAAAATCGGGGTACTGTTCCAAAACTACGTTAAAATCAGAAATAGCCTTCCCATAATTCCCGATCATATCATATAACAAAGCTCGATTATAAATTGCGAAATAATTGTTCGGTTCAGCCTTTATTACTTTTGTAAAGTCGGATATAGCCTTATTCCGTTCACCTACTTGCATACGCAATAATCCCCGATTGTAGTAGGTCATTGTATTATCGGGATCTAGTTTCAATATATAATCATAATCGGCCATAGCTCCCTGCAAATCATCTTGATGATATTTTATACGAGCCCTATTGAAATAGTAAGACACTTCTTTGGGATCGAGCCTTAAAGCCTCGTTCATATCGGCCAAAGCCGAATCATAATCGGCATCGTGCAACACTTTAATAATAGCCCGTTGAGCATATGCTCCCGATATGTATTTATCTATCGAAATAGCTTTATCTATATCATCAATCGCTTTTATCGTATCGCCCTTCTCCAAATAAAACTGGGCCCTACTCATATAACCGTTGTAATAGTTCGGATGCAAAGCTATGAGTTTATCGAAAC is from Barnesiella intestinihominis YIT 11860 and encodes:
- the infC gene encoding translation initiation factor IF-3, which gives rise to MPAKKNDIKDQYRVNERIRAKEVRLVGDNVEQGVYTIQEAIHMADEQGLDLIEISPNAVPPVCKILDYQKFLYQQKKRQKEQKAKSTKIVVKEIRFGPQTDDHDYNFKLKHAIGFLNEGAKVKAYVFFKGRSILFKEQGEVLLLRFANDLEDYGKVEMMPVLEGKRMIIMISPKKK
- the thrS gene encoding threonine--tRNA ligase, with protein sequence MIKITFPDNSVKEFESGITPLQIAESISPRLAQEVLAATVDGQEWDLSRSINADAAIKLFKWDDPEGKHAFWHSSAHLLAEALQELYPGIKFGIGPAIENGFYYDVDPGEATITAADFPTIEAKMLELASRKEPIVRKEISKVDALDRFGKRGEEYKVELINELEDGTITTYTQGAFTDLCRGPHLPNTGLIKAVKITSLAGAYWRGDEKRKQLVRVYGITFPKKKLLDEYLVLMEEAKKRDHRKIGKEMELFAFSSNVGPGLPLWLPKGTQLRDRLEAMLRKVQKRFGYLQVITPHIGNKMLYVTSGHYAKYGKDSFQPIHTPEEGEEYLLKPMNCPHHCEIYKVTPRSYKDLPLRFAEFGTVYRYEQSGELHGLTRVRSFTQDDAHIFCRPDQLKDEFLKVMDIIFIIFKALKFDNFEAQISLRDPNNREKYIGSDENWEKAERAIVEACEEKGLKARVEYGEAAFYGPKLDFMVKDAIGRRWQLGTIQVDYNLPERFELEYTGSDNQKHRPVMIHRAPFGSMERFVAVLIEHTGGKFPLWLTPDQVAVLPISAKFNDYAQQVVRELAEKDIRAFVDDRNEKIGRKIRDNELKRIPYLLVVGEKEAENGEVSVRKQGEGDKGSMKIATFAENLNAEVEELLKEW
- a CDS encoding tetratricopeptide repeat protein, encoding MKLIFKSNIIFLLLSFSSFLSVAQINTDRVMNIGRNALYFEDYILSMQYFNQVIKVKPYMAEPYFYRGVAKLSLDDFKGAEEDCTLCIERNPFIVNAYQVRGIARQNLGDYQGAIDDYTEGLRYAPEDRSFLNNKAIAEVQLKKYDEAEKSFDKLIALHPNYYNGYMSRAQFYLEKGDTIKAIDDIDKAISIDKYISGAYAQRAIIKVLHDADYDSALADMNEALRLDPKEVSYYFNRARIKYHQDDLQGAMADYDYILKLDPDNTMTYYNRGLLRMQVGERNKAISDFTKVIKAEPNNYFAIYNRALLYDMIGNYGKAISDFNVVLEQYPDFAAGFYARSDAKRKMGDMKGGEKDFMLAMDLQKKTQYEPIDENTVASNNSKKSGQAADERSESDKNINKFNQILVADAHTEYKPEYENKIRGRVQDQNVQVSVQPMYVLTYYERPDAVRQNIYYVRELEELNDTHVFSKKLLLTNAEAALLSDQVNYHFSSINDYSRLIEINPSNPLAYFGRAVDFMLVQDFSSALDDLNRAIMTSQNFTLAYFLRAVVRAKQIEYQLSAESVQSIDFQQVRSKNSKDFSLSGLPAVGNESLKMEYEMVLRDYEKVIESAPRFIYVYYNRGNLRCSQQDYRGAIADYTEAIRLRPDFGDAYYNRGLVYLKQGDTVKGTADLSKAGELGVVAAYNLLKRMSD